In Vibrio pelagius, a single window of DNA contains:
- the fecE gene encoding Fe(3+) dicitrate ABC transporter ATP-binding protein FecE, whose translation MLKTQNLSVAYGKKTIIPNLTVSIPKGKITALIGPNGCGKSTLLKTLVRINKPMSGQVLFEGKPLSSYGDKVLARSLSLLPQILVSPEGITVRKLVEYGRSPYVSHWGKLGKDDQIIVEQAMRDTGVREYADQPVESLSGGQRQRAWIAMVIAQDTDIVMLDEPTTYLDMSHQVELMSLMQKMNDKGKTVVVVLHDLNQACRYCDHLVVLKQGRVVVEGAPDHVITEALLDDVFDLNAKVFRDPISNTPMCVAL comes from the coding sequence ATGCTAAAAACGCAAAATCTTTCGGTTGCATACGGCAAAAAAACGATCATCCCAAACCTCACGGTTTCAATCCCTAAAGGGAAGATTACCGCGCTAATAGGCCCCAATGGATGTGGTAAGTCAACCTTGTTAAAAACTTTGGTAAGAATTAATAAACCAATGTCAGGGCAGGTGCTGTTTGAAGGTAAACCGCTATCAAGTTATGGCGATAAAGTGCTCGCGCGTTCTTTGTCACTTTTGCCACAAATTCTAGTTAGTCCAGAAGGTATTACCGTTAGAAAATTGGTGGAGTATGGCCGTTCACCTTATGTTTCACATTGGGGAAAGTTAGGTAAAGACGATCAAATCATTGTCGAACAAGCAATGCGTGATACAGGTGTACGTGAGTATGCTGACCAGCCGGTTGAATCTTTGTCCGGAGGTCAAAGGCAGAGAGCATGGATCGCAATGGTGATTGCACAAGATACGGACATCGTAATGCTTGATGAGCCTACTACATATTTAGATATGTCTCATCAAGTCGAGCTAATGAGTTTAATGCAAAAAATGAATGACAAAGGTAAAACGGTGGTTGTCGTGCTCCACGACCTGAATCAAGCGTGTCGTTACTGCGATCATTTAGTGGTCTTAAAGCAGGGCCGTGTTGTGGTTGAAGGGGCTCCTGATCATGTGATAACGGAGGCGTTGCTTGACGATGTTTTTGATTTGAATGCGAAAGTTTTCCGCGATCCGATTTCAAATACCCCAATGTGCGTGGCGCTCTAG
- a CDS encoding FecCD family ABC transporter permease, with product MHHNAKVWLLLGLLILIAFSGLFVGAASVSSIQVIQNLIAFSSDDFVIQQYRLPRMLLAVSVGAGLGLSGVLVQGVIRNPLASPDLMGISAGAGLAATASLVWSPNASVSLLPIFAMFGGVVAAGLIAFLAWWSKPTPAKLALIGIAVSAFLASCIDFLLVTNPIEINTAMVWLTGSLWGRNWQQVPFIWGALVLLLPLALWLAWRLDVLGLGEESATTLGIKPKQIQILALLAAVLLASVSVSVAGTISFVGLLAPHLARLLFGHNHKLLIPASALLGATLVTVADALARGLNPPTELPAGVLTSVIGAPYFIFLLHRYRGW from the coding sequence ATGCATCATAACGCGAAAGTATGGTTGTTGCTTGGGTTACTCATATTGATAGCCTTTTCTGGTTTGTTTGTTGGGGCAGCATCAGTCTCTAGTATTCAAGTGATACAGAACCTAATCGCTTTTTCTAGTGATGATTTTGTTATACAGCAGTATCGGTTACCACGTATGTTACTCGCGGTCAGCGTGGGGGCAGGGTTAGGTCTTTCAGGCGTGTTAGTACAAGGGGTAATACGCAATCCCCTAGCGTCTCCTGATCTGATGGGAATTAGCGCTGGAGCTGGCCTGGCTGCTACCGCGAGTTTGGTGTGGTCACCTAATGCATCAGTGAGTTTACTTCCGATATTTGCGATGTTCGGCGGTGTGGTTGCAGCTGGATTGATTGCTTTCTTGGCGTGGTGGTCTAAACCAACACCGGCCAAACTGGCACTGATCGGTATTGCGGTGAGCGCGTTTCTAGCAAGTTGTATTGACTTCTTACTCGTCACGAACCCAATTGAGATCAACACCGCTATGGTGTGGTTAACAGGGAGTCTTTGGGGGAGGAATTGGCAGCAAGTTCCATTTATTTGGGGAGCGTTGGTTTTACTACTGCCATTGGCACTTTGGCTTGCTTGGCGTTTGGACGTGTTAGGGTTGGGTGAGGAAAGTGCGACTACATTGGGCATTAAGCCGAAACAGATTCAGATTCTTGCATTGTTGGCGGCTGTCTTACTTGCGAGCGTCAGCGTTTCAGTGGCAGGAACGATCAGTTTCGTTGGATTATTGGCTCCGCACTTAGCCCGCTTATTGTTTGGGCATAATCATAAATTGTTAATTCCGGCATCGGCTTTACTTGGGGCCACTTTAGTGACTGTTGCAGATGCGTTAGCTAGGGGCTTGAACCCTCCAACAGAGTTGCCAGCTGGCGTGCTTACGTCAGTGATTGGTGCACCTTATTTCATTTTTCTTCTTCATCGTTATCGAGGTTGGTAA
- a CDS encoding FecCD family ABC transporter permease: MRAMLISRSGRNLLMLPWRAAVFTLLVLCLMLSGYAASMLGWSSFSLTLTDLIGYWFSFDTSNMTHQIFATLRAPRAYAGLLIGASLAVSGLLMQGLTRNPLASPSILGINSGAACFMALAAIGVPIISELNPILNAVIGASLSGGAVMILGGFFSARSHPLRLVLAGIAITALLIGLTRAALILADDMAYSVLHWLTGSLSTVDDDQWQVLWPPAMIGLGLAMSLARNLNLLALGEEVAVGLGSNIRLTRFICSVTIVLLAGASVAIAGPIGFVGLLVPHLVRPMLGYNYYVLIPVSAMAGAALVSWSDALSRAIAFPTETPVGVITALIGTPCFILIATRKS, translated from the coding sequence ATGAGAGCAATGTTGATCTCTAGAAGTGGGCGAAATCTGCTAATGTTGCCGTGGCGAGCCGCTGTATTTACCTTGTTAGTGTTGTGTTTGATGCTATCTGGCTATGCGGCCTCAATGCTCGGGTGGTCTAGCTTTTCCCTAACTTTGACTGATTTAATAGGTTACTGGTTTTCGTTTGATACGAGCAACATGACTCATCAAATCTTCGCGACTCTAAGAGCACCAAGAGCTTACGCTGGGTTATTAATTGGAGCGAGTTTAGCCGTCTCAGGCCTACTGATGCAGGGGTTAACACGAAACCCTCTCGCATCTCCTTCTATTCTTGGGATTAATTCTGGTGCGGCCTGTTTTATGGCTTTAGCGGCGATAGGTGTGCCTATTATCAGTGAGCTGAATCCAATTCTCAATGCCGTTATCGGAGCTTCGTTAAGTGGTGGTGCTGTGATGATTCTCGGCGGTTTTTTTTCTGCTCGTTCCCATCCATTGCGTTTGGTTTTGGCGGGGATTGCCATTACAGCATTGTTAATCGGGTTGACTCGAGCCGCACTGATTCTTGCTGATGACATGGCTTATAGCGTGTTGCATTGGCTTACTGGCTCTTTATCTACCGTGGACGATGATCAATGGCAAGTGCTGTGGCCGCCTGCAATGATCGGGTTAGGGCTAGCGATGAGTCTGGCGCGTAATCTCAATCTACTTGCGCTTGGTGAAGAAGTAGCGGTTGGGCTGGGCAGCAATATCCGTCTTACTAGATTTATTTGTAGTGTGACCATCGTTTTGTTGGCTGGTGCAAGTGTTGCTATTGCTGGACCGATTGGTTTTGTCGGGTTGCTAGTTCCTCATCTAGTCAGACCTATGCTTGGGTACAACTACTATGTGTTGATACCTGTTTCCGCCATGGCGGGGGCTGCGTTGGTATCTTGGTCAGATGCCTTATCAAGAGCGATTGCTTTTCCGACTGAAACGCCCGTGGGTGTCATTACCGCTTTGATAGGGACGCCTTGTTTTATTCTCATTGCGACGAGGAAGTCTTAA
- a CDS encoding Fe(3+) dicitrate ABC transporter substrate-binding protein codes for MRNDSQSVSTNARCAINSLCVGFALLACLISFSSFAITRVIQDEQGQFEISATPQRIVVLEFSFVDALAAVGVSPVGVADDNDATRVIPAVRELVDPWQSVGMRSQPSLEAIAILKPDLIIADAERHRTVYQDLQRIAPTLLLKSRGETYHENLESAVKIGVALDKQSVMEQRIKQHQQSMLDFKSRFSLKQTIQFAVVSDKGMWLHSPASYAGGVLTTLGIASPIEESTEKAYLPTSFELLLKTNPDWLLLGAYSHPNVVNDWQKNPLFDLLTSAKNKQVVEVSPALWSLNRGMLAAEQMAKNLEQILDRS; via the coding sequence ATGAGAAATGACTCTCAATCGGTTTCGACGAACGCACGATGCGCAATCAATAGTTTATGTGTAGGTTTCGCTTTGTTGGCGTGCTTAATCTCATTCTCTAGCTTTGCAATAACAAGGGTGATTCAAGATGAACAAGGTCAGTTCGAAATTAGTGCTACACCACAGCGAATCGTTGTACTAGAGTTCTCATTTGTAGATGCATTAGCGGCGGTAGGCGTTTCCCCTGTTGGTGTCGCTGATGACAATGACGCGACACGTGTGATTCCTGCGGTACGAGAGCTAGTGGATCCTTGGCAGTCTGTTGGTATGCGATCTCAACCTAGTTTAGAAGCTATCGCTATTCTAAAGCCTGATTTGATTATCGCAGATGCTGAACGTCACCGTACTGTTTATCAAGATCTACAGCGAATTGCGCCGACATTACTACTAAAAAGCCGAGGTGAAACTTATCACGAAAACTTAGAGTCAGCGGTCAAGATTGGTGTTGCTCTTGATAAGCAATCAGTTATGGAGCAAAGAATTAAACAGCATCAACAATCTATGCTTGATTTCAAGAGCCGATTCTCTCTAAAGCAAACCATACAGTTTGCTGTCGTGTCAGATAAAGGAATGTGGCTGCATAGCCCTGCGTCTTATGCTGGAGGCGTGCTGACGACATTAGGTATTGCGAGTCCAATTGAGGAGTCCACTGAAAAGGCATATTTGCCAACTAGCTTTGAATTGTTGTTGAAGACCAACCCTGACTGGTTACTTTTAGGGGCTTATTCTCACCCTAATGTAGTCAATGATTGGCAGAAAAACCCTCTGTTTGACCTGCTTACTTCAGCAAAAAACAAGCAAGTTGTTGAAGTTTCGCCAGCCCTTTGGTCGTTAAATCGTGGCATGTTAGCGGCTGAGCAGATGGCAAAAAATCTAGAACAGATTCTGGATCGATCATGA